A region from the Aeromicrobium choanae genome encodes:
- a CDS encoding SH3 domain-containing protein: MTQTPKPGHRRKPVVRDPWYVRARRHGAIATGVASVGVAAVAALSTSSVTMADAADSADAALVSQGDIVTESLGGTAPARASRSSAERPPLPSAAEADALVKGSLYAQKTVPVRADASDDSPVLATVAKGKTLQITGETRGGWTQVMHNDLPRWVSSKLVAKEEPKLGPTEGAISTAACLRGSGVESGLQPDTVRVYRAVCARFPEVANYGGLAGRGEHATGHSLDIMVRGQLGWDIAAFLQANRTQLGVDYLIYEQRIWTVERGGEGWRGMSDRGGATANHYDHVHVTTVGSAGTL, translated from the coding sequence ATGACCCAGACCCCCAAGCCCGGACACCGGCGCAAGCCCGTAGTCCGCGACCCTTGGTACGTCCGTGCCCGTCGGCACGGTGCCATCGCGACCGGTGTGGCCTCCGTCGGCGTGGCAGCGGTCGCCGCCCTCAGCACCTCCTCGGTCACCATGGCCGACGCCGCCGACAGCGCCGACGCAGCGCTGGTCTCCCAGGGCGACATCGTCACCGAGTCCCTCGGCGGCACGGCCCCCGCTCGCGCCTCGCGCAGCAGCGCCGAGCGCCCGCCCCTGCCGTCCGCGGCCGAGGCCGATGCCCTGGTGAAGGGCTCCCTCTACGCGCAGAAGACGGTCCCGGTCCGCGCCGATGCCTCCGACGACTCCCCGGTCCTGGCCACCGTGGCCAAGGGCAAGACGCTCCAGATCACCGGCGAGACCCGCGGCGGCTGGACCCAGGTCATGCACAACGATCTGCCGCGCTGGGTCTCCAGCAAGCTCGTCGCCAAGGAGGAGCCCAAGCTCGGGCCCACCGAGGGTGCGATCTCCACGGCAGCGTGCCTCCGCGGCTCCGGTGTCGAGTCGGGCCTGCAGCCCGACACCGTGCGCGTCTACCGCGCCGTCTGCGCCCGCTTCCCCGAGGTCGCGAACTACGGCGGCCTGGCCGGCCGTGGCGAGCACGCCACCGGTCACTCGCTCGACATCATGGTGCGCGGCCAGCTCGGCTGGGACATCGCCGCGTTCCTCCAGGCGAACCGCACCCAGCTCGGCGTCGACTACCTGATCTACGAGCAGCGCATCTGGACCGTGGAGCGCGGCGGCGAGGGCTGGCGGGGGATGAGCGACCGCGGCGGCGCCACGGCGAACCACTACGACCACGTCCACGTCACCACCGTCGGCAGCGCCGGCACCCTCTGA
- a CDS encoding class I adenylate-forming enzyme family protein — protein sequence MSHPAEPVAVPAEHLRRLAGRFAAGVERAGVAEGDRVVVSLPNSVELLAAVWGCVASGRIPVPLDPRLTPHEREPILADVSPALVLDSLMRFAELLADDPAELDPFPRCRPMHFTSGTTGRPKGVWSGFWDAADAESAVLEERDLWGFAASDVNLVVSPLYHSAPLRFALGTALAGGSVVVLPVFTPEAFCEAVRAVRPTTMFCVPAHLQRLLAHLESGATTDVSSFRLVAHAGAPCPDPIRRGAHALFGTDVVWEFYGSTEGQFTACPATEWEQHPGTVGRARPGRVITVDHEDELWCAVPAWGRFEYWNDPDRTAQAWRPTENGPAFTVGDLGRVDEDGFVHLDSRRTDLIISGGVNVYPAEVEAALVEVPGVVEIAVFGRPDERWGQRVVAAWVGDAAEADLRATAQERLAPPKRPKSYERVHALPRTATGKVRRTEL from the coding sequence ATGTCACACCCGGCCGAGCCCGTGGCCGTCCCCGCCGAACACCTGCGCCGCCTCGCGGGCCGCTTCGCCGCCGGCGTCGAGCGCGCCGGCGTGGCCGAGGGCGATCGCGTGGTCGTCAGCCTGCCGAACAGCGTCGAGCTGCTGGCCGCGGTGTGGGGCTGCGTCGCCTCGGGCCGCATCCCGGTGCCCCTCGACCCGCGGCTGACGCCCCACGAGCGCGAGCCGATCCTGGCCGACGTCTCCCCCGCTCTGGTGCTGGACTCGCTCATGCGGTTCGCCGAGCTGCTCGCGGACGATCCTGCCGAGCTCGACCCGTTTCCCCGCTGCCGCCCGATGCACTTCACCTCCGGCACCACCGGGCGCCCCAAGGGCGTGTGGTCGGGATTCTGGGACGCCGCAGACGCCGAGTCCGCCGTCCTGGAGGAGCGGGACCTCTGGGGCTTCGCCGCCTCGGACGTGAATCTGGTGGTCTCGCCGCTCTACCACTCCGCTCCCCTGCGCTTCGCGCTCGGCACGGCGCTCGCCGGTGGCTCCGTCGTGGTCCTCCCGGTGTTCACGCCGGAGGCGTTCTGCGAGGCGGTCCGGGCGGTCCGCCCCACGACGATGTTCTGCGTGCCGGCCCACCTGCAGCGACTGCTCGCGCACCTCGAGTCCGGCGCGACGACCGACGTCTCCTCGTTCCGCCTCGTCGCGCACGCCGGGGCGCCGTGCCCCGACCCCATCCGCCGCGGGGCCCACGCGCTGTTCGGCACCGACGTGGTGTGGGAGTTCTACGGGTCCACCGAGGGCCAGTTCACGGCGTGTCCCGCCACGGAGTGGGAGCAGCACCCCGGCACCGTGGGCCGGGCGCGACCCGGCCGCGTCATCACCGTGGACCACGAGGACGAGCTGTGGTGCGCCGTGCCCGCCTGGGGGCGCTTCGAGTACTGGAACGACCCCGACCGCACCGCGCAGGCATGGCGACCGACCGAGAACGGCCCGGCGTTCACCGTGGGTGATCTCGGCCGCGTCGACGAGGACGGCTTCGTCCACCTCGACTCGCGCCGCACCGACCTCATCATCAGCGGCGGCGTCAACGTCTACCCCGCCGAGGTCGAGGCCGCTCTGGTCGAGGTGCCCGGGGTGGTCGAGATCGCGGTGTTCGGCCGTCCCGACGAGCGCTGGGGACAGCGGGTCGTCGCGGCCTGGGTCGGCGACGCCGCCGAGGCCGACCTCCGGGCCACCGCGCAGGAGCGCCTGGCACCCCCGAAGCGCCCGAAGTCCTACGAGCGGGTCCACGCCCTCCCCCGCACGGCCACCGGCAAGGTCAGGCGCACCGAGCTCTGA
- a CDS encoding helix-turn-helix domain-containing protein, producing the protein MTKVAMIVPEQAEPFGMGVLAEVWAEPHHPDDDNPVFEFVACTPVPGIVSGSSGFDFVVRHDLSALANADLVAVAAKRDYLVEDPRISEALRAAHARGATIMASCTAAFSVGYAGLLEGRRCTTHWRYGAELAERFPEADVDIDVLYVEDAGIVTGAGSAGGIDANLHLLRQWYGSRVAATAARRIVVPPHRDGGQAQFVRAPMPAIEAETLAPVLDWAQQHLAEPLTVAALAQRAHLSERTFARRFRDETGTTPWQWLLGRRVAMAEELLETSELSIEQIAHRVGFGNAATLRHHFGAVRGTSPQAYRRSFTCVESA; encoded by the coding sequence ATGACCAAGGTCGCGATGATCGTGCCCGAGCAGGCCGAGCCGTTCGGCATGGGCGTGCTGGCCGAGGTCTGGGCCGAGCCGCACCACCCCGACGACGACAACCCCGTCTTCGAGTTCGTCGCGTGCACCCCGGTGCCGGGAATCGTCTCCGGCTCGTCCGGGTTCGACTTCGTCGTGCGCCACGACCTGTCCGCGCTCGCCAACGCCGACCTGGTGGCCGTGGCCGCCAAGCGCGACTACCTCGTGGAGGATCCCCGGATCAGCGAGGCCCTGCGCGCGGCCCACGCCCGCGGCGCCACGATCATGGCCTCGTGCACGGCCGCGTTCAGCGTCGGCTATGCCGGACTGCTCGAGGGTCGTCGCTGCACCACGCACTGGCGCTACGGCGCCGAGCTGGCCGAGCGGTTCCCCGAGGCTGACGTGGACATCGACGTGCTCTACGTGGAGGACGCGGGCATCGTCACGGGAGCGGGCTCGGCGGGCGGCATCGACGCGAACCTGCACCTGCTGCGCCAGTGGTACGGCTCCCGGGTCGCCGCGACGGCCGCGCGCCGCATCGTGGTGCCGCCGCACCGCGACGGGGGCCAGGCGCAGTTCGTCCGCGCGCCGATGCCCGCCATCGAGGCCGAGACGCTGGCCCCGGTCCTGGACTGGGCGCAGCAGCACCTCGCCGAGCCGCTCACGGTGGCCGCGCTCGCCCAGCGGGCCCATCTCTCCGAGCGCACCTTCGCCCGCCGGTTCCGCGACGAGACGGGGACCACGCCGTGGCAGTGGCTGCTCGGCCGCCGTGTGGCGATGGCCGAGGAGCTGCTGGAGACCTCCGAGCTCTCGATCGAGCAGATCGCCCACCGCGTCGGGTTCGGGAACGCCGCCACCCTGCGCCACCACTTCGGCGCCGTCCGGGGCACCAGCCCGCAGGCCTACCGCCGGTCCTTCACGTGCGTCGAGTCGGCGTGA
- the rpsA gene encoding 30S ribosomal protein S1: MTSGLATPSAAPQVAVNDIGSEEDFLAAIDKTIKYFNDGDIVDGTIVKVDRDEVLLDIGYKTEGVIPSRELSIKHDVDPNEVVQVGDSVEALVLQKEDKEGRLILSKKRAQYERAWGDIEKIKEEDGVVEGTVIEVVKGGLIMDIGLRGFLPASLVEMRRVRDLDPYIGQKLEAKIIELDKNRNNVVLSRRAWLEQTQSAVRQNFLNELKKGQVRKGVISSIVNFGAFVDLGGVDGLVHVSELSWKHIDHPNEVVQVGDEVTVEVLEVDLERERVSLSLKATQEDPWQHFARTHQIGQIVPGKVTKLVPFGAFVRVEEGIEGLVHISELAERHVEIPEQVVQIGDQVMVKIIDIDLERRRISLSLKQANETEVAAEADSFDPTLYGMASSYDDQGNYIYPDGFDPETGEWQEGFDEARATWERQYAEAHDRWEAHKKQVAEAEKANLEAGEVGEYTSAPAEEEQTGGSLASDEALQALREKLTGGE; encoded by the coding sequence ATGACTTCCGGCCTCGCAACTCCTTCTGCGGCCCCGCAGGTTGCGGTCAACGACATCGGCAGCGAAGAGGACTTCCTCGCCGCGATCGACAAGACCATCAAGTACTTCAACGACGGCGACATCGTCGACGGCACCATCGTCAAGGTGGACCGCGACGAGGTCCTGCTCGACATCGGCTACAAGACCGAGGGCGTCATTCCCTCGCGTGAGCTGTCGATCAAGCACGACGTCGATCCGAACGAGGTCGTCCAGGTGGGCGACTCCGTCGAGGCCCTCGTCCTCCAGAAGGAGGACAAGGAAGGCCGTCTGATCCTGAGCAAGAAGCGTGCTCAGTACGAGCGCGCCTGGGGCGACATCGAGAAGATCAAGGAAGAGGACGGCGTCGTCGAGGGCACCGTCATCGAGGTCGTCAAGGGCGGCCTGATCATGGACATCGGCCTGCGTGGCTTCCTGCCCGCGTCGCTCGTCGAGATGCGTCGTGTCCGCGACCTGGACCCGTACATCGGCCAGAAGCTCGAGGCGAAGATCATCGAGCTCGACAAGAACCGCAACAACGTGGTCCTGTCGCGCCGTGCGTGGCTCGAGCAGACCCAGTCGGCCGTGCGCCAGAACTTCCTCAACGAGCTCAAGAAGGGCCAGGTCCGCAAGGGCGTCATCAGCTCGATCGTCAACTTCGGCGCCTTCGTCGATCTCGGTGGCGTCGACGGTCTGGTGCACGTCTCGGAGCTGTCCTGGAAGCACATCGACCACCCGAACGAGGTCGTTCAGGTCGGCGACGAGGTCACCGTCGAGGTGCTCGAGGTCGACCTGGAGCGCGAGCGCGTGTCGCTGTCGCTCAAGGCGACCCAGGAGGATCCGTGGCAGCACTTCGCCCGGACCCACCAGATCGGCCAGATCGTCCCGGGCAAGGTCACCAAGCTCGTCCCGTTCGGCGCGTTCGTGCGTGTCGAGGAGGGCATCGAGGGCCTGGTGCACATCTCCGAGCTCGCCGAGCGTCACGTCGAGATCCCCGAGCAGGTCGTCCAGATCGGCGACCAGGTCATGGTCAAGATCATCGACATCGACCTCGAGCGTCGCCGGATCTCGCTGTCGCTGAAGCAGGCCAACGAGACCGAGGTCGCGGCCGAGGCCGACAGCTTCGATCCCACCCTGTACGGCATGGCGTCGTCCTACGACGATCAGGGCAACTACATCTACCCCGATGGGTTCGATCCCGAGACGGGTGAATGGCAGGAGGGCTTCGACGAGGCCCGCGCCACGTGGGAGCGTCAGTACGCCGAGGCGCACGACCGCTGGGAAGCCCACAAGAAGCAGGTCGCCGAGGCCGAGAAGGCCAACCTCGAGGCCGGCGAGGTGGGCGAGTACACGTCCGCTCCCGCCGAGGAGGAGCAGACCGGCGGCTCGCTGGCTTCCGACGAGGCCCTGCAGGCCCTGCGTGAGAAGCTGACCGGCGGCGAGTGA